The DNA region AAGTACGATGGTGCGCATTGGAAGTAGTATCTTTGGCAATCGCAATTACTAATATTCTGTCACGGACCAATAACGCACCATCACCACAGGACAAAAACGCATAAATGTATACCATTTTAGATATTGAAACTACAGGGGGTAAATTTAATGAAGAAGGCATTACCGAGATTGCCATTCATAAATTTGACGGACATAAAGTGGTGGACCAGTTTATTAGCTTGGTAAATCCAGAGAAAGAGATACAACCTTTTGTGGTAAAGCTTACGGGCATTAACAATAAAATGTTACAGACCGCTCCAAAATTCCACGAGGTGGCCAAACGAATTGTTGAAATTACCGAAGATACGGTCATCATAGCTCATAATGCCCAATTTGACTATAGAATATTAAGAACGGAATTTAGAAGGCTGGGCTATAATTTTGAGAGAAAGACCTTATGCACTGTAGAGCTTTCCAAAAAATTGATACCTGAAGCAGAGTCACACAGTCTGGGAAAATTGGTCCGTTCCCTAGGGATTGCCGTTAGTGACCGCCACAGAGCAAATGGCGATGCGCTAGCAACCCTGCAACTGTTTAAAATACTTTTAGCCAAAGACCTTGACAAGACCATAATTAAAGATGTAATCCGTAAAGAAACCGAAGGCGAGCTTTCTGATCGTCAATTAGATATTGTAGATAGATTACCTTCCGAAACCGGTGTGTATTACATGCATGATAAAGATGGTGAAATATTATTTTTAGGCAAAAGCACCAATATTAAAAAACGGGTGAACCAACATTTTACAAAAAGTGGTGGTCGTGCACGACAATTACAAAAAGCGACCAAAAAGGTAACCTTTGAAAGAACAGGAAATGAATTGGTAGCGCTTCTAAAGGAAAATGAAGAACTTAAAAGGAATCGCCCAAAATACAATCACCGCCCCAAAGCTGTAATTTTTAGTCACGGTTTATTTGTTCAAAAAAACATAGACGGGTACAACACCTTAACCGTTAGAAAGGTTACTGAGAGAAAAGAAGCTTTTACCACATTCAACAGTCTGGCAGGTGCTTCCAATTTTATTTTCAAATTAACTCGTGATTTTAATCTTTGTGATAAACTAAACGGAATATCAGAAGCCAAAAATAATTGTTCCAACTACGATAACGGGGAATGTCTAGGCGCTTGCGTCACTAAGGAGCCTACTGAGGATTATAACAAAAGAGTCCATGAAGCGCTTCAAAAATACTCGCTAAATGACAAAAATGTAGTGATTATAGATAAAGGACGAGAAATTGGGGAGTACAGTGCTATTTTAGTTAAAAATGGTGATTTCAAAGGTATGGGCTATTACAACCTTAATCATCAAATCAATAATATTCATATCTTAGAATCTATAATCGTTCCTATGCGAGGTAATGATAACACGACTCATATTATCGAAAATTATATGCGTAAAAAACGAAATCTAAAAATTCTAGAATTAACCAATCAGTAAAATTTGAAAGAAGATAAACCCGACGGAGGCTGGAAGAATAAGGTTCATGAAATTATTTATGAAGCGGACACCCCTTTGGGAAAATGGTTTGATATTCTTTTATTTATCCTCATTATTATAAGCGTTCTTCTAGTTATGCTAGAGAGCGTAAAATGGATAGATGCCGAGTATCATGAAACCCTATTTGTCCTAGAGTGGGTAGTTACCATTCTCTTTACTATTGAATACATTGCAAGAATCATAAGTATTAAACAACCCAGACGCTATATTTTCAGCTTCTACGGAATTATAGACTTACTGTCTACCATACCCCTATATCTATCCTATATTTTTGCCGGATCACAAGTCCTTTTAGCCATACGTTCTTTGCGACTTTTAAGGGTTTTTAGAATTCTGAAATTAGTTCGTTTTTTAGGAGAGGCATCGCAATTAAAAAATGCATTAAGAGCAAGTAGAGCCAAAATAACAGTTTTCCTTTTTGCAGTACTTATCCTTTCCGTTATCTTAGGTACTGTTATGTACTTAATAGAAGGTGATGCTGCCGGCTTTACCAGTATTCCTACCAGTATTTATTGGACTATTGTTACCCTCACAACGGTTGGGTATGGAGATATTGCTCCTATAACCCCCCAAGGACAATTTATAGCAACGTTAATTATGCTTGTGGGTTACGGTGTTATTGCGGTTCCCACTGGAATTGTAACTGCTGAATTTGGCAAAAAAATTCAGGAACAAAAAAAAATGGACGATAAGCACTTTGTTCATGTAAACACCCAAGCTTGCAGAAACTGCGCAAAAGAAGGTCATAGAGATGACGCCACCCATTGTTATAACTGCGGAAGCGAACTCTAATGGAAAAAATACTTTTATCTGTAGTAGGGCCTACCGCCATAGGAAAAACAAAGCTTGCCATTGCTTTGGCCCGGCATTTTAACACGGAAATTATTTCCGCAGATTCTAGGCAGTTTTTTAAAGAAATGAGAATTGGCACAGCCGTTCCTTCAGAAGAAGAACTTCAACAAGCCCAGCACCACTTTATACAGCACATTAGTATTTTCGATTCCTATTCGGTGGGTGATTTTGAACGAGATGCGCTTAGCCTCCTTGAGGAGTTATTCAAAAAAAAGAATATTGTTGTCATGGTGGGCGGAAGCGGACTCTACACAAAAGCAGTTACCGAAGGTTTAGATGACTTCCCTAAAGTAGACCCTGTAATACGAGAACAGCTCAACGAAAACCTTAAAGAAAAAGGAATCGAAAGCCTTCAAAATCAACTAAAGGAGCTAGACCCAAAGTACTTTGAATCGGTAGATTTACACAATCCGCACCGTATTATAAGAGCTCTCGAAATCTGTATCGGCACCGGTTTACCCTACTCCTCTTTTCTATTAAAAAACAAAACACAACGCCCCTTTAAAACCATTACTATTGGCATTGAAGCGGAACGTTCTCTAATTTACGACCGTATCAACCAACGTGTAGACATAATGGTCTCAGAAGGCCTTATAAAAGAAGCCAGGCAACTTGAAAAGCACAAAGAACTAAACGCTCTACAAACCGTTGGTTACCGAGAACTTTTTACGTATTTTGAAAAAGAGTCAAATGAGTCGGCTATTGAAACCGATTTAGTTTTTGCCATAGAAGAAATAAAGAAAAACACACGCAGATTTGCAAAAAGGCAGCTCACTTGGTTTAAACGCAACCAGGAAACCATATGGGTATCACATAATTCAGACTTCCAAGAACTGATAACCACCTTACATAACATCGTTCCACATGAAAAATAAAAACCCCATAGTATTTGTCATGGGCGTATCTGGCTCCGGCAAAAGCACCATAGGCAAACTTTTAGCATCAAAATTAAATTTAGAATTCTATGATGGAGATGATTATCACCCTGAGGCAAACGTAAAAAAAATGGCCGATGGCATTCCCCTAAATGACCACGATCGCCAAGGCTGGTTAGAAAGGCTAAATTTATTAGCTATTGAAAACAAAGACAATGGCGCTATTATCGCTTGCTCCGCACTCAAAACCAAATACCGGGTTATTTTGCAAAACGGATTAGAAAAAAAGCTTGTCTTCGTTTACCTAAAAGGAACTTTTGAAGAAATCATGACACGTTTAGAGCAGCGCAAGAATCACTTTATGCCGCCGGAATTACTTCAATCGCAGTTCAACACATTAGAGGTTCCCAGTGATGCTATTACAGTCTCTATCATGCAAACACCGGAAGAAATTGTCTCTGAAATACTTTCCGAGATATAATCACAAAAAAGCCCCGCTATCAAATAGCGAGGCTTCTAAATATATAGAATTTAAGTTTACACGTCTTCCTTAACAACCAAACGGAAACCTTCTCCGTGAATGTTCAATATTTCAACGGTATCATCCAATTTTAAATACTTTCTAAGTTTAGCAATATAAACGTCCATACTACGAGATGTAAAATAGTTATCATCTCTCCATATTTTGGTCAGTGCTAATTCTCTTGGCATTAAATCATTTTCATGAAGCGCCAAAAGCCTCAAAAGCTCATTCTCTTTAGGAGAAAGTTTAATAGCCTCTTCGTCTCTATATTTCAAAAACCGAAGCTTTGAGTTTAAGTGGAAATTACCAATTTTAAATTCGAATTTCTTACTATCCGCTAATGTATTAGATGCTTTTCTCTGAAGGATAGCTCTAATTTTCATTAGAAGAACTT from Zobellia alginiliquefaciens includes:
- a CDS encoding exonuclease domain-containing protein; translation: MYTILDIETTGGKFNEEGITEIAIHKFDGHKVVDQFISLVNPEKEIQPFVVKLTGINNKMLQTAPKFHEVAKRIVEITEDTVIIAHNAQFDYRILRTEFRRLGYNFERKTLCTVELSKKLIPEAESHSLGKLVRSLGIAVSDRHRANGDALATLQLFKILLAKDLDKTIIKDVIRKETEGELSDRQLDIVDRLPSETGVYYMHDKDGEILFLGKSTNIKKRVNQHFTKSGGRARQLQKATKKVTFERTGNELVALLKENEELKRNRPKYNHRPKAVIFSHGLFVQKNIDGYNTLTVRKVTERKEAFTTFNSLAGASNFIFKLTRDFNLCDKLNGISEAKNNCSNYDNGECLGACVTKEPTEDYNKRVHEALQKYSLNDKNVVIIDKGREIGEYSAILVKNGDFKGMGYYNLNHQINNIHILESIIVPMRGNDNTTHIIENYMRKKRNLKILELTNQ
- a CDS encoding ion transporter → MKEDKPDGGWKNKVHEIIYEADTPLGKWFDILLFILIIISVLLVMLESVKWIDAEYHETLFVLEWVVTILFTIEYIARIISIKQPRRYIFSFYGIIDLLSTIPLYLSYIFAGSQVLLAIRSLRLLRVFRILKLVRFLGEASQLKNALRASRAKITVFLFAVLILSVILGTVMYLIEGDAAGFTSIPTSIYWTIVTLTTVGYGDIAPITPQGQFIATLIMLVGYGVIAVPTGIVTAEFGKKIQEQKKMDDKHFVHVNTQACRNCAKEGHRDDATHCYNCGSEL
- the miaA gene encoding tRNA (adenosine(37)-N6)-dimethylallyltransferase MiaA, whose product is MEKILLSVVGPTAIGKTKLAIALARHFNTEIISADSRQFFKEMRIGTAVPSEEELQQAQHHFIQHISIFDSYSVGDFERDALSLLEELFKKKNIVVMVGGSGLYTKAVTEGLDDFPKVDPVIREQLNENLKEKGIESLQNQLKELDPKYFESVDLHNPHRIIRALEICIGTGLPYSSFLLKNKTQRPFKTITIGIEAERSLIYDRINQRVDIMVSEGLIKEARQLEKHKELNALQTVGYRELFTYFEKESNESAIETDLVFAIEEIKKNTRRFAKRQLTWFKRNQETIWVSHNSDFQELITTLHNIVPHEK
- a CDS encoding gluconokinase, with the protein product MKNKNPIVFVMGVSGSGKSTIGKLLASKLNLEFYDGDDYHPEANVKKMADGIPLNDHDRQGWLERLNLLAIENKDNGAIIACSALKTKYRVILQNGLEKKLVFVYLKGTFEEIMTRLEQRKNHFMPPELLQSQFNTLEVPSDAITVSIMQTPEEIVSEILSEI
- a CDS encoding response regulator transcription factor, whose amino-acid sequence is METVNKKILLVEDDPNFGIVLKDYLSMNDFDVTLAKNGMEGFEKFKKDNYDICILDVMMPYKDGFTLAKEIREKNENVPIVFLTAKTMKEDVLKGYKAGADDYLNKPFDSEVLLMKIRAILQRKASNTLADSKKFEFKIGNFHLNSKLRFLKYRDEEAIKLSPKENELLRLLALHENDLMPRELALTKIWRDDNYFTSRSMDVYIAKLRKYLKLDDTVEILNIHGEGFRLVVKEDV